The Stygiolobus azoricus genome window below encodes:
- the argH gene encoding argininosuccinate lyase yields the protein MLYRKWGTDKDFVASYTSSNESDREIIEEVKTVMKAHVIELYLSGYIKKDTAKKILQAINSFREYTGNYEDIHEAMEDYIIKLVGEEGGWVGLGRSRNDHVSTALRLKMRDYLVNVFEVLYSLRISILERAEKTTEVIIPVYTHFQPAQPTSLAHYLLYVDEELDSVWDQLFTSLRLVNRSPLGSGAIVGTNVKLNRKREAEMLGFEGLVYNTISATASRLDLISTISSLTLLMLIFSRIAEDLILLSSSFVGIIKLPDSHVSTSSLMPQKRNAVTMEILRTKAGECFGHLSSLVTIYKALPSGYNLDLQELNRHYWECVKHVIPSIYVIKDVLEKMEVTGRFDDKSITATDVAEDLALTGIPYRKAYMEVANKIRAGTFKSEISFKSSIEKKAVIGSPNPELIKTEIELKKENIELKWKNFREYKSQFIDKISELKVIEDDILQ from the coding sequence GTGTTATATAGAAAGTGGGGGACGGATAAGGACTTCGTTGCTTCTTATACCTCCTCTAACGAGAGTGACAGAGAGATAATAGAAGAAGTAAAGACGGTAATGAAGGCTCATGTAATTGAGCTTTACCTTTCTGGATATATTAAAAAGGACACGGCAAAGAAAATCCTTCAAGCAATAAACTCCTTTAGGGAGTACACTGGAAATTATGAGGATATTCACGAAGCAATGGAAGACTATATAATTAAATTAGTAGGTGAGGAAGGGGGTTGGGTTGGCTTAGGAAGAAGCAGAAACGATCACGTATCCACGGCATTAAGGCTTAAAATGAGGGACTACTTGGTGAACGTTTTTGAGGTGTTGTACTCACTTCGTATCTCTATTTTAGAAAGAGCTGAGAAAACTACTGAGGTAATTATCCCAGTTTACACCCACTTTCAACCGGCTCAACCCACTTCTCTGGCCCACTATTTGCTTTACGTAGATGAGGAGTTGGACTCTGTTTGGGATCAACTTTTTACCTCGTTAAGACTTGTTAACAGAAGTCCCTTAGGAAGTGGTGCAATAGTTGGTACTAATGTGAAACTCAATAGAAAAAGAGAGGCTGAAATGCTAGGTTTTGAAGGTCTAGTTTATAACACTATCTCAGCTACCGCCTCGAGGCTTGATTTAATCTCTACAATCTCGTCTTTGACTCTTTTAATGTTGATATTTAGCAGAATCGCAGAGGACTTAATATTACTCTCCTCCTCCTTTGTTGGAATAATAAAATTACCAGATTCTCATGTGAGCACCAGTAGCCTAATGCCCCAGAAGAGGAACGCAGTAACCATGGAAATTCTGAGGACTAAGGCTGGGGAATGTTTCGGACATCTATCCTCACTTGTTACAATATATAAAGCCTTGCCTTCAGGATACAATTTGGACTTACAAGAACTTAACAGACACTATTGGGAGTGCGTAAAGCACGTGATTCCGAGTATCTACGTCATTAAAGACGTCTTAGAAAAAATGGAAGTTACAGGGAGATTTGACGATAAAAGTATTACGGCGACAGATGTAGCGGAGGACTTAGCTCTTACTGGAATACCTTACAGAAAAGCTTATATGGAGGTTGCTAACAAGATTAGAGCGGGCACTTTTAAGTCCGAAATTTCATTTAAAAGTTCTATAGAAAAAAAGGCTGTAATAGGTTCTCCGAATCCAGAATTAATAAAAACAGAGATAGAGTTGAAAAAAGAGAACATAGAGCTAAAATGGAAAAATTTTAGAGAATATAAATCACAATTTATAGATAAAATTTCGGAATTAAAGGTGATAGAGGATGACATTTTACAATGA
- a CDS encoding 3-hydroxyacyl-CoA dehydrogenase family protein: MRQIRKVSVIGAGVIGAGWSTLLALKGYENYFYTEKKETLDKGLVKIKGYLNVLYDNKLVDKEPDYYMKFIHPTISFDEAIKDTDLVLEAVIEDYDVKKKLFRELDERLDKDVILGSSTSGLLMTEIQKAMPKYPERGVIIHPWNPPHLLPLVEIVPGEKTSKEVLDASKDFMENKLERVVVVLKKEVPGFIGNRLAFALFREAVYLVDEGIATVEDIDKVMTAAIGLRWAFMGPFLTYHLGGGEGGLEYFFSRGFGYGANEWMHTLAKYDKFPYTGVIKSVQQMKEYEFLKGKTFQELSKWRDEKLISLIKLLRGKV; encoded by the coding sequence ATGAGACAAATACGTAAAGTCTCTGTGATTGGTGCGGGTGTAATAGGTGCAGGTTGGAGCACCCTTTTAGCACTAAAGGGATATGAAAACTATTTCTACACAGAGAAGAAAGAGACATTAGATAAGGGTCTTGTAAAAATCAAAGGTTACTTAAACGTATTATACGACAACAAGCTAGTCGACAAAGAGCCAGATTATTACATGAAATTTATCCATCCAACTATAAGCTTTGACGAGGCAATAAAAGATACAGATCTAGTGTTAGAGGCAGTTATTGAGGACTATGACGTTAAGAAAAAACTATTCAGGGAATTAGACGAAAGGCTAGATAAGGATGTAATACTCGGGAGTAGCACTTCGGGTTTATTAATGACCGAAATTCAGAAAGCAATGCCGAAATACCCTGAAAGAGGTGTTATAATTCACCCCTGGAACCCTCCGCACTTATTACCATTGGTAGAAATAGTCCCAGGTGAGAAAACCTCTAAAGAAGTTTTAGATGCATCTAAAGACTTTATGGAGAACAAATTAGAAAGAGTAGTGGTGGTGCTGAAAAAAGAGGTTCCAGGCTTTATAGGTAACAGGCTTGCGTTCGCTCTATTTAGGGAAGCGGTTTACCTCGTTGATGAGGGTATCGCTACAGTGGAGGATATTGATAAAGTAATGACAGCTGCAATTGGTTTAAGGTGGGCATTCATGGGGCCTTTCTTAACTTATCATTTAGGAGGAGGAGAAGGAGGATTAGAGTACTTCTTCAGTAGAGGTTTCGGATATGGTGCTAACGAATGGATGCACACACTGGCAAAGTACGATAAGTTCCCGTATACGGGAGTTATTAAGTCTGTTCAGCAAATGAAGGAGTATGAGTTCCTTAAGGGCAAAACCTTCCAAGAACTCTCTAAATGGAGAGATGAGAAGTTAATATCTCTAATTAAGCTACTAAGAGGAAAAGTGTAA
- the carA gene encoding glutamine-hydrolyzing carbamoyl-phosphate synthase small subunit: MTFYNEEIGFLYLEDGTLIKGKGFGAKGIRAGEIVFTTAMNGYPDSLTDPSYRGQILVFTHPLIGNYGIPEIRTVNGILTNFESEVIQVEGVVVAEHTEPFKWNSAMTLDSWLKKEGVPGLQDVDTRALVKKVRTFGVMMGVLASGIDFDDVNVKKYLEKKYDEIDFTQYTSPKAPIIHQGNSEDTIVVVDCGIKHGILYQLYQRGFTIVRVPCNYSINKIMDFDPKGIVFGNGPGNPNLLKDLAQNFKEVTEYKLPILGICLGHQIATIALGGKVKKMKFGHRAVNKPVIDTTSNRCYITTHNHGYGILSKEDLPPNTKLWFYNPDDGTVEGWIHEKLPIITTQFHPEARPGPWDVTWVFDKFKKMVVKNA, from the coding sequence ATGACATTTTACAATGAAGAAATAGGTTTTCTATACCTAGAGGATGGAACATTAATTAAAGGGAAGGGATTCGGTGCTAAGGGAATCAGAGCTGGAGAAATAGTTTTCACTACAGCTATGAATGGTTATCCAGACAGTCTCACAGATCCTTCCTACAGAGGGCAAATCCTAGTCTTTACCCATCCGTTAATAGGAAATTACGGAATTCCAGAGATACGAACCGTAAATGGTATTTTGACTAATTTTGAGTCTGAGGTAATTCAGGTAGAAGGAGTGGTAGTTGCGGAGCATACGGAACCTTTCAAATGGAACTCAGCTATGACCTTAGATTCGTGGCTAAAAAAAGAAGGAGTACCAGGATTACAAGATGTTGATACTAGAGCTTTAGTGAAAAAAGTGAGGACGTTTGGTGTAATGATGGGGGTATTAGCTTCTGGGATTGACTTTGATGATGTCAACGTTAAAAAGTACCTTGAGAAAAAGTACGATGAAATAGACTTCACACAATATACTTCACCTAAAGCCCCTATTATACACCAAGGGAATTCGGAAGATACTATAGTGGTAGTTGATTGCGGCATAAAACATGGCATATTGTACCAACTATATCAGAGAGGGTTTACCATTGTAAGAGTTCCTTGTAATTATTCCATTAATAAAATAATGGACTTTGACCCTAAGGGAATAGTGTTCGGGAATGGGCCAGGTAATCCGAATTTACTTAAAGACCTAGCCCAAAATTTTAAAGAAGTAACAGAATATAAACTTCCTATATTAGGTATATGTCTTGGTCATCAGATAGCCACTATAGCCCTAGGCGGAAAAGTTAAGAAAATGAAGTTCGGTCATAGGGCAGTGAACAAGCCTGTTATTGATACTACGTCAAATAGATGTTATATTACAACCCACAATCACGGATATGGAATCTTGTCAAAAGAGGACTTACCTCCCAATACAAAACTCTGGTTCTATAACCCAGATGACGGCACAGTTGAAGGTTGGATTCACGAGAAATTACCCATAATCACTACCCAATTCCACCCCGAAGCTAGGCCAGGACCTTGGGATGTAACGTGGGTATTTGATAAATTCAAGAAGATGGTGGTTAAAAATGCATGA
- a CDS encoding ribbon-helix-helix domain-containing protein, with amino-acid sequence MKKVVSVRLREEIVSKIDKYTEELGLESRTDFLRQALDYYVHKKKG; translated from the coding sequence ATGAAGAAAGTTGTAAGTGTTAGACTTAGAGAGGAAATAGTTTCAAAGATTGATAAGTACACTGAAGAGCTGGGATTAGAAAGTAGAACTGATTTTCTTAGGCAAGCACTTGATTATTATGTACACAAAAAGAAGGGCTAA
- the carB gene encoding carbamoyl-phosphate synthase (glutamine-hydrolyzing) large subunit: MHESLKKVLVVGSGPIKIAEAAEFDYSGSQALKALKEEGITTILVNSNVATVQTSYKFADKLYLLPVTWWAVEKVIEKERPDGILIGFGGQTALNVGVDLYRKGVLHKYGVKVLGTPIEGIERALSREKFRETMIKVGLPVPPSFSARSEEEALEKARQIGYPVMVRVSFNLGGRGSTVAWNEEDLKRDIGRALSQSYIHEVLIEKYLHHWIELEYEVMRDKHGNSAVIACIENLDPMGIHTGESMVIAPCQTLDNKEFQDMRSMAIDVAKSIDLVGECNVQFALDPKGYNYYVIETNPRMSRSSALASKATGYPLAYVSAKLALGYDLYEVLNKVSGSTCACFEPSLDYLVIKIPRWDLDKFENVEQSLASEMKSVGEVMSIGRSFEETLQKAIRMLDIGEPGLVGGKIYESRMKKTEALENLKNRRPYWFLYAAKAFKEGATIDEVYEATGIGKFFLNKIKNVVEFYEELKKTKQLDKNTLLKAKKLGFSDYQLAKALNISEREIRAVRQKLGIEPKVKQIDTLAGEWPAVTNYLYLTYNGTEDDIEFSETGSKLLIIGAGGFRIGVSVEFDWSVVSLLDAAKDYFDEVSILNYNPETVSTDWDITRKLYFDEINVERVLDIVKKERFTYVATFTGGQIGNSISKKLEDEGIRLLGTSGKSVDNAEDREKFSKLLDKLGIKQPEWVSAKSLGEVKQFVSRVGYPVLVRPSYVLSGSAMKIVYDDDELMVYLRKATELSSEHPVVVSKYIENAIEAEIDGASDGKAVYGIVMEHVEEAGVHSGDATMSIPYRKLSEVTVEKMKNSVYDIMRELEIKGPFNVQFVVKDGEPYIIELNLRASRSMPFSSKVVGNNIISLALEGILKGFDFDGFKELKPKVWGVKSAQFSWAQLKGAYPYLGPEMKSTGEAAALGVDFYDALLKSWLAVAPNRIPSRGSVALVYGRTNKEYLALSAKNLSEFGLTTYTIQGAEIEGIESVDVKEAISLIKDRKVDIVVTDGYLKKLDYEVRRIAVDYNIPLILNGRLGNEVTRSFSIQDKLTFNEVKEYGAGI; encoded by the coding sequence ATGCATGAGTCACTAAAGAAAGTTCTGGTAGTAGGTTCAGGTCCTATTAAAATAGCGGAAGCGGCAGAGTTTGACTACTCGGGTAGTCAGGCGTTAAAGGCATTGAAAGAGGAAGGAATAACTACAATCCTAGTAAATTCCAACGTGGCAACAGTCCAAACGAGCTATAAGTTTGCAGACAAGCTTTACTTGTTACCGGTGACGTGGTGGGCTGTAGAAAAGGTAATTGAGAAGGAAAGGCCTGACGGTATATTGATAGGCTTTGGAGGGCAGACTGCTCTCAACGTTGGCGTAGACCTCTATAGGAAAGGAGTTCTTCATAAATACGGTGTTAAAGTACTTGGAACTCCCATTGAAGGAATAGAGAGGGCTCTGAGCAGAGAAAAGTTCAGGGAAACAATGATAAAAGTAGGGCTACCGGTTCCTCCAAGTTTTTCAGCTAGAAGTGAAGAAGAGGCACTTGAAAAGGCTAGACAAATAGGTTATCCAGTAATGGTAAGAGTTAGCTTCAATTTAGGAGGTAGAGGTTCAACAGTAGCATGGAATGAAGAGGATTTAAAGAGAGATATAGGTAGAGCGTTAAGTCAAAGTTACATTCACGAAGTCTTAATCGAGAAATACCTCCACCACTGGATAGAGCTAGAATACGAGGTCATGAGGGATAAACACGGTAACTCAGCCGTAATTGCTTGTATAGAGAACCTTGATCCAATGGGTATTCATACTGGAGAGTCTATGGTAATTGCCCCTTGTCAGACGTTAGACAACAAAGAGTTTCAAGATATGAGGAGCATGGCAATAGACGTAGCTAAGTCAATAGATCTAGTAGGAGAGTGTAACGTACAGTTCGCCCTTGATCCTAAAGGTTACAATTATTATGTAATTGAAACAAATCCAAGAATGTCAAGGTCGAGTGCCTTAGCAAGTAAAGCTACCGGATACCCGTTAGCTTATGTCTCAGCTAAATTAGCATTGGGATACGACTTATACGAGGTTCTTAACAAAGTATCCGGGTCTACTTGTGCTTGTTTTGAGCCCAGTTTGGATTACCTAGTAATAAAGATACCCAGATGGGATTTGGATAAGTTTGAGAATGTGGAACAATCTCTGGCGTCAGAGATGAAAAGTGTAGGAGAAGTAATGAGCATAGGGAGGTCGTTTGAGGAAACTTTACAGAAGGCCATAAGAATGTTAGATATAGGTGAACCGGGTCTTGTGGGCGGTAAAATTTATGAGTCAAGAATGAAGAAGACTGAAGCTTTAGAGAACTTAAAGAATAGAAGACCATACTGGTTCTTATATGCAGCGAAGGCTTTTAAAGAGGGGGCTACTATAGATGAAGTATACGAAGCTACTGGAATAGGGAAATTCTTTCTCAATAAGATTAAGAATGTAGTGGAGTTCTATGAGGAGTTGAAGAAGACTAAACAGCTCGACAAAAACACGTTACTAAAGGCTAAGAAGCTCGGATTTAGCGATTACCAGTTAGCAAAGGCTTTGAACATAAGCGAAAGGGAAATCAGAGCTGTGAGACAGAAACTAGGAATTGAACCGAAAGTCAAACAAATAGATACTTTGGCAGGTGAATGGCCTGCAGTTACTAACTATCTTTACTTAACTTATAACGGGACAGAAGATGATATAGAGTTTTCCGAGACTGGTTCAAAGCTCCTGATCATAGGTGCAGGTGGCTTTAGAATAGGTGTATCAGTGGAATTTGACTGGAGCGTGGTTTCGCTCCTTGACGCGGCAAAGGATTACTTTGATGAGGTATCAATTCTTAACTATAATCCTGAAACAGTATCCACTGACTGGGATATAACTAGGAAATTGTACTTTGACGAGATTAACGTAGAGAGGGTATTAGATATTGTAAAGAAAGAGAGGTTTACATATGTAGCTACTTTTACGGGTGGACAGATAGGTAACAGTATCTCTAAAAAGCTAGAAGATGAAGGTATTAGATTATTGGGAACTTCCGGAAAAAGTGTTGATAATGCAGAAGATAGGGAAAAGTTCTCTAAGCTCTTAGATAAGCTCGGCATTAAACAACCTGAATGGGTTTCTGCTAAATCACTCGGGGAAGTAAAACAATTCGTATCTCGTGTTGGCTACCCAGTCTTAGTAAGACCTAGCTACGTACTCAGTGGTTCGGCAATGAAGATAGTTTATGATGATGACGAGTTAATGGTTTATTTAAGGAAGGCTACAGAGCTATCCTCAGAACATCCAGTAGTTGTATCAAAGTACATAGAAAACGCTATAGAAGCAGAGATAGATGGTGCATCTGATGGCAAGGCCGTTTACGGAATAGTAATGGAACATGTAGAAGAGGCAGGAGTCCACAGCGGAGATGCGACTATGTCTATACCGTATAGGAAGTTAAGTGAAGTTACAGTTGAAAAAATGAAGAACAGTGTTTATGACATTATGAGAGAGTTGGAGATTAAGGGTCCGTTTAATGTACAATTTGTAGTAAAAGACGGAGAACCCTATATTATTGAACTTAACCTAAGAGCTAGTAGGTCGATGCCCTTCAGTAGTAAGGTAGTAGGAAATAATATAATATCGTTAGCCCTAGAGGGTATTCTGAAGGGATTTGATTTCGATGGATTTAAGGAACTAAAGCCCAAAGTATGGGGAGTAAAGTCTGCTCAGTTCTCATGGGCACAATTGAAAGGTGCATATCCATATTTAGGGCCCGAAATGAAGAGTACTGGAGAGGCAGCGGCTTTAGGCGTAGATTTTTATGATGCATTGCTTAAGAGTTGGTTAGCCGTAGCTCCTAACAGAATTCCTTCAAGAGGTTCAGTTGCACTGGTTTATGGAAGGACTAACAAGGAGTATTTAGCACTTTCAGCCAAGAATCTAAGTGAGTTTGGTTTAACTACTTATACGATACAAGGAGCTGAGATAGAAGGTATCGAAAGTGTCGATGTTAAGGAAGCAATTTCCCTCATTAAGGATAGAAAAGTTGATATTGTGGTAACTGATGGATATCTTAAGAAGTTAGATTATGAGGTGAGGCGTATTGCCGTCGATTATAATATACCTTTAATTTTAAACGGTAGATTAGGGAATGAGGTAACTAGGTCTTTTTCTATACAAGATAAGTTAACATTTAATGAAGTAAAGGAGTATGGTGCTGGGATATGA
- the lysX gene encoding lysine biosynthesis protein LysX → MRAALIVDIIRQEEKLIAKALDEKQVPYDIINVGQEPIPFNKGLGRYDVAIIRPVSMYRALYASAVLEAAGVHTINSVDAINICGDKILTYSRLYKHGIPIPDSIIAMSPDAALKAYEQKGFPLIDKPPIGSWGRLVSLVRDNFEGKTIVEHRELMGNSALKVHIVQEYIQYKGRDIRCIVMGKTLLGCYARNIPPNEWRANIALGGYPSKIDVDSKLEETVLKAVGVVGGEFVSIDILEHPTKGYVVNELNDVPEFKGFMVATNINVAEKLVDYIKETYSK, encoded by the coding sequence ATGAGAGCGGCGTTAATAGTGGATATAATAAGACAAGAAGAGAAGTTAATAGCAAAAGCACTAGATGAAAAACAAGTTCCCTACGATATAATAAACGTAGGCCAAGAACCTATACCATTCAATAAGGGATTAGGAAGATATGATGTTGCAATAATAAGGCCTGTTAGTATGTACAGAGCGTTATATGCATCTGCGGTATTAGAAGCAGCTGGTGTGCATACAATAAATTCCGTTGATGCCATCAATATCTGTGGAGACAAGATATTAACATACTCAAGGTTATACAAACATGGAATACCTATACCAGACTCCATAATTGCAATGTCTCCAGATGCTGCTCTGAAAGCTTATGAGCAAAAAGGTTTCCCTCTAATAGACAAACCTCCAATAGGTAGCTGGGGAAGACTTGTTTCTCTAGTAAGAGATAACTTCGAGGGAAAGACTATTGTAGAACATAGAGAACTTATGGGTAATTCGGCATTAAAGGTTCACATTGTTCAAGAGTATATACAATACAAAGGGAGAGATATAAGATGTATAGTGATGGGCAAAACCTTATTAGGTTGTTATGCCAGAAACATACCTCCCAATGAATGGAGGGCAAATATAGCCTTAGGCGGTTATCCTTCTAAAATCGACGTGGATAGTAAATTGGAAGAAACTGTATTAAAGGCAGTTGGGGTAGTAGGAGGAGAGTTTGTGTCTATAGATATTCTAGAACATCCAACAAAGGGATACGTAGTAAACGAGTTAAACGACGTACCAGAATTTAAAGGGTTTATGGTGGCAACTAACATTAATGTAGCTGAAAAATTAGTGGACTACATAAAAGAAACCTATTCTAAGTGA
- a CDS encoding cupin domain-containing protein: protein MSKVLRRLDKQGEIVERREQIKEIIKEIEDGTEDLKIVAFMEYTTPPETVKPKVIKFQQVIKLLKLLAEDNPIEKGVAKIMLYSPSTGRSRGLTPTMMPGFQYIKAGMQTKPHSHNMASIYLVVRGKGYSVVGGKKLEWEEGDVFVVPANMVHYHVNTSKDEDAILFDVTDSGLLENLGILEFREEE from the coding sequence ATGTCTAAAGTTCTTCGAAGACTCGATAAACAAGGAGAAATAGTAGAAAGGAGAGAACAAATTAAAGAAATAATTAAAGAGATTGAAGACGGAACTGAAGACCTGAAAATAGTAGCCTTTATGGAGTACACAACACCACCAGAAACCGTAAAGCCAAAAGTAATAAAGTTTCAACAAGTAATAAAACTACTTAAACTCTTAGCTGAAGATAACCCAATAGAGAAAGGAGTAGCTAAGATAATGCTCTATTCACCATCTACTGGCAGATCTAGAGGATTAACACCAACAATGATGCCAGGTTTCCAGTATATAAAGGCTGGGATGCAGACTAAACCTCATTCACACAACATGGCTTCCATATACCTAGTCGTTAGAGGGAAGGGATATAGCGTGGTAGGAGGAAAGAAGTTAGAGTGGGAAGAAGGAGATGTGTTCGTAGTTCCAGCTAACATGGTGCACTATCACGTAAACACTTCTAAGGACGAAGATGCAATCTTATTCGACGTAACAGACTCGGGCTTGTTAGAGAACTTAGGTATTCTAGAATTTAGAGAGGAAGAATAA
- a CDS encoding argininosuccinate synthase has product MKIVLAYSGGLDTTVAIKWLKETFNATVITVTVDVGQKDNFEDIEKRAYIAGAEKHYTIDAKKEFADKFLSYAVKMNGLYEDVYPLATALARPLIAQKVVEIAKKEGADAVAHGSTSKGNDQVRFDLAVKALYPEAKVIAPARIWKMTRETELQYAKEKGIPVKSESSKYSIDENLWGRSIEGDIISDPSIEVPEDAFEWTKRKTNEKLKLVIEFDKGIPVSVNNEKMDFVKLVQILNELAGSRGFGRIEHLENRVVGFKSREVYEAPAALVLIYSHKDLEKSTYSPLELRFKKVIDSQWSDLVYQGLWYEPLRETLELAGDNLNKWITGEVQVEIDGNGMRILGRKPKYSPFSEKVASYNKGWYPTDEMARGFIEIFGMHSLLTREVRSD; this is encoded by the coding sequence ATGAAAATAGTCCTTGCATACTCAGGAGGTCTTGACACAACAGTTGCCATAAAATGGTTAAAGGAAACCTTCAACGCCACCGTTATAACAGTCACAGTAGATGTAGGGCAAAAAGATAATTTTGAAGATATAGAAAAAAGGGCATATATAGCTGGAGCAGAGAAGCACTATACAATTGACGCGAAAAAGGAGTTTGCTGATAAGTTTCTTTCTTACGCCGTAAAGATGAACGGACTTTATGAGGACGTTTACCCCTTAGCGACAGCATTAGCCAGACCGCTCATCGCTCAAAAGGTTGTTGAGATAGCTAAAAAAGAAGGAGCAGACGCTGTAGCTCACGGTTCCACTTCAAAGGGCAACGATCAGGTTAGGTTTGATTTAGCAGTTAAAGCCCTTTATCCAGAAGCCAAGGTTATTGCTCCTGCAAGGATATGGAAAATGACTAGGGAGACTGAATTACAGTACGCTAAAGAGAAGGGAATTCCGGTTAAATCAGAGAGTAGTAAATACAGTATTGATGAAAACTTGTGGGGGAGAAGTATAGAAGGAGATATAATTTCAGACCCATCCATAGAAGTACCTGAAGATGCTTTTGAATGGACGAAAAGAAAAACTAACGAAAAGCTGAAACTCGTTATCGAGTTCGATAAAGGTATACCGGTATCAGTTAATAACGAGAAAATGGATTTCGTAAAATTAGTTCAGATACTTAACGAACTAGCAGGTTCAAGAGGCTTCGGGAGGATTGAACACCTCGAGAATAGGGTTGTAGGCTTTAAGTCTAGAGAAGTTTACGAAGCTCCAGCTGCATTAGTGTTAATATACTCACATAAAGACTTGGAGAAGTCAACATACTCCCCCCTAGAGCTGAGATTTAAGAAGGTAATCGACTCTCAATGGTCGGACTTGGTATATCAAGGTCTCTGGTACGAGCCTCTGAGGGAAACCCTAGAGTTAGCTGGAGATAACTTAAACAAGTGGATTACGGGTGAAGTCCAAGTAGAGATTGACGGTAATGGAATGAGGATACTCGGAAGGAAGCCTAAATATTCGCCGTTCTCGGAGAAGGTAGCAAGTTATAATAAAGGATGGTACCCCACGGATGAGATGGCAAGAGGTTTCATTGAGATATTCGGTATGCATTCACTTCTCACGAGAGAAGTAAGGAGTGATTAA
- a CDS encoding haloacid dehalogenase, with translation MDLVNQIKDYVEKITPKLQERFDSREKLLLLSREVIRYAGETISLSHKMKKEEATKRYEMTLQKLKELKEVVYNYPELLYGDVGTAFQEVAEASVVYSIYFDQRVPTGEELGIPDIYYILGIADAIGELRRRVLELLRKREVEKAEQTYTIMEELYEILWELEYPKALVPNLRQKIDSLRRLLEETNHDLFLAHLE, from the coding sequence ATGGACTTAGTAAACCAAATTAAGGATTACGTAGAAAAGATAACCCCCAAGCTACAAGAGAGGTTCGATAGTAGGGAAAAGCTTCTTCTACTTTCAAGAGAAGTAATAAGATATGCAGGAGAGACAATATCGTTATCTCATAAAATGAAAAAGGAGGAAGCGACTAAGAGATACGAAATGACACTACAAAAGTTAAAGGAGCTAAAGGAAGTAGTATATAACTACCCTGAACTACTTTATGGGGATGTAGGAACTGCTTTCCAAGAAGTAGCTGAAGCTAGCGTAGTTTACTCCATTTATTTCGACCAGAGAGTACCTACGGGAGAGGAGCTCGGTATTCCAGATATATACTACATCCTCGGAATAGCTGATGCTATAGGGGAACTGAGAAGAAGAGTTTTAGAATTGCTAAGGAAAAGAGAGGTTGAAAAAGCTGAGCAAACTTACACTATAATGGAGGAGCTATACGAAATACTTTGGGAGCTTGAATATCCTAAAGCTCTTGTTCCTAATCTAAGGCAGAAAATAGACTCCCTTAGAAGACTTTTAGAGGAGACTAATCATGATTTATTTCTAGCTCACTTAGAATAG
- a CDS encoding adenosine-specific kinase produces MSVKIDVVRVDIPEGTNVIIGQSHFIKTVEDLYETLASSSPTLKFGIAFCEASGKRLIRWDGNDEDLIKKAQETAMKIGAGHTFVIYIKNGYPINVLNRIKNVEEVVRIFAATANPLQVLVAETDQGRGVIGVVDGYTPLGIEGDAEIKERKELLRKFGYKR; encoded by the coding sequence ATGAGTGTAAAAATTGATGTTGTGAGGGTAGATATCCCCGAAGGTACTAACGTAATCATAGGACAATCTCATTTCATTAAGACCGTGGAGGATTTATACGAGACTCTAGCCTCATCCAGTCCAACTCTGAAATTTGGTATAGCGTTCTGTGAGGCTAGCGGCAAAAGGTTAATAAGATGGGACGGAAACGATGAGGACTTAATTAAGAAAGCTCAAGAAACTGCTATGAAAATAGGTGCAGGACATACCTTCGTAATATACATAAAGAACGGATACCCAATAAACGTATTAAATAGGATTAAAAATGTTGAAGAAGTAGTTAGGATATTTGCGGCTACAGCTAATCCCCTGCAAGTTTTAGTCGCTGAGACAGACCAAGGAAGAGGAGTAATAGGTGTTGTAGACGGTTATACGCCGCTAGGTATCGAAGGCGATGCTGAGATAAAGGAGAGGAAGGAACTCCTCAGGAAGTTCGGATATAAGAGATAA